The following proteins are encoded in a genomic region of Chloracidobacterium sp.:
- a CDS encoding peptidylprolyl isomerase: MNKIFAVIVLIFVLGSIAAAQVPLKTGIEILKAEDARRYDDRLAELMRSPNAAVRARAALAAGRIGSQKAIPALTALFEDKNNSGAVLTAAVFALGEIEAAAGGDRILFVLQAESGSPKRDKELLSRAVEAAGKIVAANPKDENLSPLRSAIVHVLNDELGSGSPIREVVLSGLTAILRARPEGGTKTAAAFLTSDDARVRADALNTLARLGYKDALGDIRSMLRRDADPIVRANAATVLGRAKDTEALPLLIDAAMNGDDQRVRVAAVRALGSLGDPKAAAKLIERGQQLLLPMHGDPILKPGIKADKLKPVVVRLNKNELLEIATAVGRLLEGADNADAKTFLTRLAERTGYVDPETFIALARVSPEAMINFTLPADAAFQNFHAASAYGQGLGEIATTKDDMLIAQAGGKLVELTVGMATKVKAKDQDRMLRSIPDLIGAMAALKPDNLNEILLSLLKNSDPFVRAAAAGALTELPSSKANVEALNSAFAYALITDKHDNDAQLAILDALAKLDKNAGVGTFSIALSARDYLVRKKALEILDDTELIKRSPGIAMTLEVARDKHKDQVQPYLSAFGTRLGQVLNSDADYARALSRKNGSVKAVLTTEKGTFSIVFAAEEASLTVDNFIKLARSGYFNGVRVHRVVPNFVMQDGDPRGDGNGGPGWSIRCEINMLPYDRGAVGMALSGKDTGGSQWFVTHTPQPHLDGGYTVFGHVSEADMKVVDNIARGDRIISVKIVGK, translated from the coding sequence ATGAATAAGATCTTTGCGGTGATCGTCCTAATTTTTGTTCTTGGTTCGATCGCTGCAGCACAAGTGCCGCTGAAAACCGGTATTGAGATCCTCAAGGCCGAGGACGCGAGGCGTTATGATGACCGCCTCGCCGAGCTGATGCGGTCGCCAAACGCTGCTGTCCGCGCGCGAGCCGCCTTGGCGGCCGGACGGATCGGCAGTCAGAAAGCTATTCCCGCACTTACTGCGTTATTTGAGGACAAAAACAATTCAGGAGCCGTTTTGACCGCGGCTGTTTTCGCATTGGGCGAGATCGAAGCGGCTGCCGGCGGAGACAGGATTTTATTTGTTCTGCAAGCCGAGTCAGGCTCTCCGAAACGGGATAAAGAACTTCTGTCGCGGGCTGTCGAAGCCGCAGGCAAGATCGTCGCCGCAAACCCGAAGGACGAGAATCTAAGCCCGTTAAGGTCGGCGATCGTACATGTGTTGAATGACGAATTGGGGAGCGGCTCGCCTATCCGTGAAGTCGTCTTGAGCGGACTGACAGCCATTTTGCGTGCGCGGCCCGAAGGCGGAACAAAAACGGCCGCGGCTTTCCTGACAAGCGACGATGCACGCGTCAGGGCCGATGCGTTGAACACGCTTGCAAGGCTTGGGTACAAGGATGCTCTCGGCGACATACGTTCGATGCTTCGGCGGGATGCGGACCCGATCGTGCGGGCAAATGCAGCAACTGTGCTTGGCCGTGCAAAAGACACCGAAGCGTTGCCGCTTCTTATCGATGCCGCAATGAATGGCGACGATCAGCGGGTACGCGTCGCAGCCGTCCGCGCACTCGGCAGCCTCGGCGATCCGAAAGCGGCAGCAAAACTGATCGAACGCGGACAGCAGCTGTTGCTGCCGATGCACGGCGACCCGATCCTTAAGCCCGGAATAAAGGCCGATAAGCTCAAACCGGTCGTTGTTCGGCTGAACAAGAACGAACTGCTGGAGATCGCGACAGCCGTCGGCCGCCTGCTCGAAGGGGCCGATAATGCCGATGCCAAGACATTTCTGACGCGGCTCGCTGAGCGTACAGGCTATGTCGATCCTGAGACATTCATCGCTCTCGCCCGTGTTTCGCCGGAAGCGATGATAAACTTCACGCTGCCCGCAGATGCCGCCTTTCAGAATTTTCACGCGGCTTCGGCTTACGGACAGGGACTCGGCGAAATTGCGACAACAAAGGACGATATGCTTATCGCACAGGCCGGCGGCAAACTCGTCGAACTCACGGTGGGCATGGCTACAAAGGTCAAGGCAAAGGATCAGGATCGGATGTTGCGGTCGATACCCGACTTGATCGGGGCAATGGCCGCGCTCAAACCGGACAATCTGAATGAGATACTGCTGTCGCTGCTAAAGAATAGTGACCCTTTTGTAAGAGCCGCCGCCGCCGGAGCTTTGACCGAGCTTCCGTCGTCGAAAGCGAATGTCGAAGCTCTGAACTCCGCGTTCGCCTATGCCCTTATCACCGACAAACACGATAACGACGCTCAACTTGCGATACTTGATGCTCTTGCCAAGCTCGACAAGAATGCCGGTGTCGGCACGTTCAGCATCGCACTGTCGGCGCGGGATTATCTCGTCCGCAAAAAGGCCCTGGAGATACTCGATGATACAGAGCTGATAAAACGATCTCCCGGTATTGCGATGACTCTCGAGGTCGCACGCGATAAACACAAAGATCAAGTACAGCCGTACCTTTCCGCGTTCGGCACGCGGCTCGGGCAGGTTCTGAACAGCGATGCTGACTATGCGCGCGCATTGTCGCGTAAGAACGGCTCGGTCAAGGCCGTGCTGACCACGGAAAAGGGTACATTTTCGATCGTCTTCGCCGCTGAGGAAGCCTCGCTGACCGTCGATAATTTTATAAAGCTTGCACGCAGCGGTTACTTTAACGGCGTTAGAGTGCACCGTGTCGTGCCGAACTTCGTGATGCAGGACGGCGACCCTCGCGGCGATGGGAACGGCGGCCCCGGCTGGTCGATCCGATGCGAAATAAATATGCTGCCTTACGATCGCGGAGCCGTAGGCATGGCGCTGAGCGGCAAGGATACGGGCGGCTCGCAGTGGTTCGTAACACACACGCCGCAGCCGCACTTGGATGGCGGCTACACGGTTTTCGGACACGTCAGCGAGGCGGATATGAAGGTCGTCGATAATATCGCCCGCGGCGACCGCATAATCAGCGTTAAGATCGTCGGCAAATAA
- a CDS encoding OmpA family protein — protein sequence MFDSIIEIAKSKLGLGGDQAGSVLAALLRYAADPANGGFSAFLDKFRSAGLSSVVDSWIGGGTGEAVTAEQVVSAIGSEAVGSIASDAGVSNDEASAAIATMMPGLVDKLTPDAELPDDDGIFSKVGGFLSDWGSSIGGAVLGGAAVASAVAGSAADKVGDVTGAAYHKGKEVLGGGLDAIRNVGEPTEKADDGPVLRWLLPIILLGVVVGVGYMFCGNPQKPASNLANTNANPNANPNTNISKPAVNVPTNAVAGLVDVVLPDGTKLQAHPGGIEDQMVKFIGSDEYKNATQESLKDKWFNFDDLTFKFGSAELEDSSKRQLDNIVAILKAFPEAKIKIGAYTDKKGDDAANLKLSDGRAKTVKAALDKAGVGGQVVDAEGYGEQHAAVDENASDDERKADRKTAIRFVK from the coding sequence ATGTTTGATTCGATAATTGAGATAGCAAAGAGCAAGCTCGGCCTGGGCGGCGATCAAGCCGGCTCAGTGTTGGCGGCATTGCTACGTTACGCCGCCGACCCGGCCAACGGCGGCTTTAGTGCGTTCCTGGACAAGTTCCGTTCGGCCGGCCTCTCTTCGGTCGTTGATTCCTGGATCGGCGGAGGCACCGGCGAAGCGGTAACCGCCGAGCAGGTCGTATCTGCCATCGGCAGCGAGGCCGTCGGTTCGATCGCCTCTGATGCCGGTGTCAGCAATGATGAAGCGTCGGCAGCGATCGCGACAATGATGCCGGGCCTTGTCGATAAATTAACGCCTGATGCAGAACTTCCGGATGACGACGGCATCTTTTCAAAGGTCGGCGGATTTCTTTCTGATTGGGGAAGTTCGATCGGCGGAGCGGTCCTCGGCGGCGCGGCTGTTGCTTCAGCAGTTGCAGGAAGCGCAGCGGACAAAGTCGGCGATGTAACAGGTGCCGCGTATCACAAGGGCAAAGAGGTGCTTGGCGGCGGCCTTGATGCGATTAGGAATGTCGGCGAGCCGACGGAGAAAGCGGATGACGGGCCTGTTCTTCGCTGGCTGCTGCCGATAATCCTTCTTGGTGTGGTCGTCGGGGTTGGCTATATGTTCTGCGGCAACCCGCAGAAACCGGCGAGCAACCTTGCAAATACGAATGCAAATCCGAATGCAAATCCGAATACAAATATTAGCAAACCTGCCGTAAACGTGCCTACGAACGCGGTTGCCGGGCTTGTAGATGTTGTGCTCCCGGATGGGACGAAGCTGCAGGCCCATCCCGGCGGCATCGAGGATCAGATGGTAAAATTCATCGGTTCTGATGAATACAAGAATGCAACGCAAGAGAGCCTCAAGGACAAGTGGTTCAACTTCGACGACCTGACCTTCAAATTCGGATCGGCCGAGCTCGAAGATTCATCAAAGCGACAGCTTGATAATATCGTCGCGATCCTTAAGGCTTTCCCGGAGGCAAAGATCAAGATCGGCGCCTACACCGACAAGAAAGGTGACGATGCGGCGAACCTAAAGCTTTCGGACGGCCGCGCAAAGACCGTAAAGGCAGCATTGGACAAAGCAGGCGTCGGTGGTCAGGTAGTTGATGCCGAAGGCTACGGTGAACAACACGCTGCGGTTGATGAGAATGCTAGTGACGACGAGCGCAAGGCCGATCGTAAGACGGCGATACGCTTTGTGAAATAA
- a CDS encoding OsmC family protein: MTNNDYKATVRYAGDEFFIGTSPSGHAYALDTKADRRSAPSPVEMLLISLAACTAADVISILKKKRQDVTDYNIEVAGTRSDDHPRKFTKMHVHHIVYGRGVSPDAVERSIELSDTKYCSVAATIRPTVEITSSYEVIDLSQGTADQNI, translated from the coding sequence ATGACAAATAACGACTACAAAGCCACGGTCCGCTATGCGGGTGATGAATTCTTTATCGGCACATCGCCGTCAGGTCATGCGTATGCGCTTGATACAAAAGCAGATAGACGCTCGGCACCCTCGCCGGTCGAGATGCTCTTGATATCGCTCGCGGCGTGCACGGCCGCCGACGTGATCTCGATCCTGAAGAAAAAGCGCCAAGACGTAACGGATTACAATATCGAGGTCGCCGGAACGCGTTCCGATGATCATCCGCGAAAGTTCACAAAGATGCACGTCCACCATATCGTGTACGGCCGCGGCGTTTCGCCCGATGCCGTCGAACGCTCGATCGAGCTGTCGGATACAAAATACTGCTCGGTAGCGGCAACCATTCGTCCGACGGTCGAGATAACGTCGAGCTACGAAGTGATCGACCTCTCTCAAGGAACGGCAGATCAAAATATATGA
- a CDS encoding redoxin family protein → MRIGDPMPQLEGATTWFNGSATDAQEHIKGKPVLVHFWAVSCGICKDKMPQLRQLIETYTPAGLRTVAVHMPRYEADTDLDTVNESISAQHITEPTAVDSLHKLKDAFQNEQGWVPVYYLFDAEGKLKTRAAGEFGIGVLKGALEKMFPGQTSGN, encoded by the coding sequence CCACATGGTTCAACGGCTCGGCAACGGACGCACAAGAGCACATTAAGGGAAAACCCGTGTTGGTGCATTTCTGGGCGGTGTCCTGTGGAATTTGTAAGGATAAGATGCCGCAGTTGAGACAGTTGATCGAAACATACACGCCGGCAGGGCTTCGAACAGTGGCGGTTCATATGCCGCGTTATGAGGCGGATACGGATCTTGATACGGTAAATGAATCGATCTCAGCACAGCACATTACAGAACCTACGGCCGTAGATAGCCTCCATAAGCTGAAAGATGCATTTCAAAATGAACAAGGCTGGGTGCCTGTGTATTATTTGTTCGATGCTGAAGGCAAGCTGAAGACGCGGGCGGCAGGCGAGTTCGGAATAGGCGTTCTCAAAGGTGCACTTGAGAAGATGTTTCCCGGCCAAACATCGGGGAATTAG
- a CDS encoding DUF4112 domain-containing protein has protein sequence MSDITPQEKQIRIEKGLDELARYLDGLFRVPGTEWRFGLDALIGLIPNVGDTLTFLPSVYILFAGVRYGVPKITLLRMAINVGLDYLVGSIPLIGDAFDFVWKANQQNMNLIRTRAAGHGAGSRSDYIFVLGLVALLFLILIASLAASVYVIGSIFWEIFTLNI, from the coding sequence ATGTCTGATATCACACCGCAAGAAAAGCAGATCCGCATCGAAAAGGGCCTCGATGAACTGGCACGCTACCTTGACGGCCTTTTTCGAGTACCCGGCACCGAATGGCGTTTCGGGCTTGATGCCCTGATCGGCCTTATTCCGAACGTCGGCGATACGCTTACCTTCCTGCCCTCGGTTTACATCCTTTTCGCAGGCGTGAGATACGGTGTGCCGAAGATAACGCTGCTCAGAATGGCGATAAACGTGGGCCTTGATTACCTTGTCGGTTCGATACCGCTGATCGGCGATGCCTTCGACTTCGTATGGAAAGCCAATCAGCAGAATATGAACCTCATTCGCACACGGGCTGCGGGACACGGTGCCGGCAGCCGCAGCGACTACATATTCGTGCTCGGACTCGTCGCCCTTCTGTTCCTTATTCTGATCGCCTCACTAGCGGCAAGTGTCTATGTGATCGGCTCGATATTCTGGGAGATATTCACGCTCAACATATAA